The following coding sequences lie in one Nycticebus coucang isolate mNycCou1 chromosome 18, mNycCou1.pri, whole genome shotgun sequence genomic window:
- the LOC128571048 gene encoding olfactory receptor 1L6 yields MAVANLTAPEFILLGLVDGADAHLLLFLVFLGVYLLNALGNLTMVVVVRSDGALRSPMYYFLGHLSLVDVCFTTVTVPRLLAGLLHPGQPVSFQACFAQMYFFVALGITESYLLAAMAYDRAVAVCLPLHYCALVTPRRCAALVQASWAVAHLHSLLHTLLISALSYPRPALVRHFFCDMTVLLSLATSDTSAAETAIFSEGLAVVLTPLLLVSLSYARILVAVLQVRSASGRRRAFSTCGAHLVVVLLFFGSVLSVYFRSSSAYSARYDRLASVVYAVITPTLNPFIYSLRNKEVKCALKRRLRCRAAPQEM; encoded by the coding sequence ATGGCTGTGGCCAACCTCACGGCCCCAGAGTTCATCCTCCTGGGCCTGGTGGACGGAGCAGACGCCCACCTGCTGCTGTTCTTGGTCTTCCTCGGCGTCTATCTGCTCAATGCCCTGGGCAACCTCactatggtggtggtggtgaggtcTGATGGGGCCCTGCGCTCACCCATGTATTACTTCCTTGGTCACCTGAGCCTCGTGGACGTCTGCTTTACCACCGTTACGGTGCCCAGGCTGCTGGCCGGCCTGCTCCACCCGGGCCAGCCCGTGTCCTTCCAGGCCTGCTTCGCACAGATGTACTTCTTCGTGGCTCTGGGCATCACGGAGAGCTACCTGCTGGCCGCCATGGCCTACGACCGCGCGGTGGCTGTGTGCCTGCCCCTGCACTACTGTGCGCTGGTGACGCCGCGCCGCTGCGCGGCACTGGTGCAGGCGTCCTGGGCTGTGGCGCACCTGCACTCGCTCCTCCACACACTGCTCATCTCCGCGCTGTCCTACCCACGCCCTGCCCTTGTGCGCCACTTCTTTTGCGACATGACGGTGCTGCTGAGCTTGGCGACCTCAGACACGTCCGCTGCGGAGACTGCCATCTTCTCCGAGGGCCTGGCCGTGGTGCTGACCCCGTTGCTCCTGGTGTCTCTCTCCTATGCACGCATCCTCGTCGCAGTGCTGCAAGTGCGGTCGGCCAGTGGCCGGCGCCGCGCCTTCTCCACCTGCGGGGCCCACCTGGTGGTGGTGTTGCTTTTCTTTGGCTCCGTCCTGTCTGTCTATTTCCGGTCTTCGTCTGCCTACTCCGCCCGCTATGACCGCCTGGCCAGTGTAGTCTATGCAGTGATCACACCGACCTTGAACCCTTTCATCTACAGCCTTCGCAACAAAGAGGTCAAGTGCGCCCTAAAAAGGAGGCTCAGATGTAGGGCTGCACCCCAAGAAATGTAA
- the LOC128571260 gene encoding olfactory receptor 139: MEPGTWGNRTTVTEFILLGLTENVRLQPILFAVFFLAYVVTVGGNISILAAIFVEPKLHTPMYYFLGNLSLLDIGCITVTVPPMLVCLLAHQCRVPYAGCISQLFFFHLLAGVDCHLLTAMAYDRYLAICQPLTYSTHMSREVQGALVGICCTISFINALTHTVAVSVLNFCGPNVINHFYCDLPPLFQLSCSSIHLNGQLLFVGATFMGVVPMILISVSYAHVAAAVLQIRSAEGRKKAFSTCGSHLTVVCIFYGTGFFSYMRLGSVSASDKDKGIGILNTILSPMLNPVIYSLRNPDVQGALKRVLTGKRPPS, from the coding sequence ATGGAGCCAGGTACTTGGGGAAATAGGACAACTGTCACTGAGTTCATCCTTCTTGGCCTGACAGAGAATGTAAGACTACAACCCATCCTTTTTGCTGTCTTCTTCCTTGCCTATGTGGTCACAGTTGGGGGCAACATCAGCATCCTGGCTGCCATCTTTGTGGAGCCCAAActccacacccccatgtactaTTTCCTGGGGAACCTGTCTCTGCTGGACATCGGGTGCATCACTGTCACTGTTCCTCCCATGCTGGTGTGTCTCCTGGCCCACCAGTGCCGGGTTCCATATGCTGGCTGCATTTCACAGCTCTTCTTTTTCCACCTCCTGGCGGGAGTGGACTGTCACCTCTTAACAGCCATGGCCTATGATCGCTACCTGGCCATCTGTCAGCCCCTTACCTATAGCACTCACATGAGCCGTGAAGTCCAGGGTGCCCTCGTGGGCATTTGCTGTACCATCTCCTTCATCAATGCTCTGACACACACAGTGGCTGTGTCTGTGCTTAACTTCTGTGGCCCTAATGTGATCAACCACTTCTACTGTGACCTCCCACCTCTTTTCCAGCTCTCCTGCTCCAGCATCCACCTCAATGGGCAGCTGCTTTTTGTAGGGGCCACCTTCATGGGGGTGGTCCCCATGATTCTTATCTCAGTGTCCTATGCCCATGTTGCAGCTGCAGTATTACAAATTCGCTCAgctgagggaaggaagaaggcctTCTCCACGTGCGGCTCCCACCTCACTGTGGTCTGTATCTTTTATGGAACTGGCTTCTTCAGTTACATGCGTCTGGGCTCAGTCTCAGCCTCAGACAAGGACAAGGGGATTGGGATCCTTAACACTATCCTCAGCCCTATGCTGAACCCAGTCATTTACAGCCTCCGGAACCCTGATGTGCAGGGCGCCCTGAAGAGGGTGCTGACAGGGAAGAGGCCTCCATCATGA